A single window of Mycobacterium sp. ITM-2016-00318 DNA harbors:
- the ipdE1 gene encoding acyl-CoA dehydrogenase IpdE1, with protein MIEVEEFRAEVRDWLADNLVGEFAAIKGLGGPGNDNVAFEERLAWNKHLSAAGYTCLGWPEEHGGRGLSVAHRVAFYEEYAIANAPAKVNHFGEELLGPTLIAFGTEEQKKRFLPKILDVTELWCQGYSEPGAGSDLANVSTTAELDGDHWVINGQKVWTSLAHWAQWCFVVARSEKGSKRHAGLSYLLVPLDQPGVEVRPIVQLTGDSEFNEVFFDDARTEADLVVGEPGDGWRVAMGTLMFERGVSTLGQQIEYARELSAVADLAKRNGAADDPLIRERLTRSWVGLRTMRSYALATMDVEQPGQDNVSKLLWANWHRELGDIAMDVAGHDGLTLTDGEFDEFQRLYLFSRADTIYGGSNEIQRNIIAERVLGLPREAKG; from the coding sequence GTGATAGAGGTCGAGGAGTTCCGGGCCGAGGTCCGCGACTGGCTCGCCGACAACCTCGTCGGGGAATTCGCCGCGATCAAGGGCCTTGGTGGACCGGGCAACGACAACGTGGCGTTCGAAGAGCGGCTGGCGTGGAACAAGCACCTGTCGGCCGCCGGCTACACGTGCCTCGGCTGGCCGGAGGAGCACGGCGGGCGGGGATTGTCGGTCGCCCACCGCGTCGCGTTCTACGAGGAATACGCAATCGCCAACGCCCCGGCGAAGGTCAACCACTTCGGTGAGGAACTGCTGGGGCCGACGCTGATCGCGTTCGGCACCGAGGAGCAGAAGAAGCGGTTCCTGCCCAAGATCCTCGATGTCACCGAGCTGTGGTGTCAGGGCTATTCAGAGCCAGGTGCGGGCAGCGACCTGGCCAACGTCTCCACCACCGCCGAACTCGACGGCGACCACTGGGTGATCAACGGGCAGAAGGTGTGGACTTCGCTTGCGCACTGGGCACAGTGGTGCTTCGTCGTCGCCCGCAGCGAGAAGGGCTCCAAGCGTCATGCGGGCCTGTCGTATCTCCTTGTGCCGCTTGATCAGCCGGGGGTCGAGGTCCGCCCGATCGTCCAATTGACCGGCGACTCGGAGTTCAACGAGGTCTTCTTCGACGACGCCCGCACCGAAGCCGACCTGGTCGTCGGAGAGCCGGGTGACGGATGGCGGGTCGCCATGGGCACGCTGATGTTCGAGCGCGGGGTCTCCACGCTTGGGCAGCAGATCGAATACGCCCGCGAGCTTTCTGCCGTCGCCGACCTCGCAAAGCGAAACGGCGCGGCAGACGACCCGTTGATCCGCGAGCGGCTGACCCGCTCGTGGGTGGGGCTGCGCACGATGCGGTCCTACGCGCTGGCGACCATGGATGTGGAGCAGCCGGGTCAGGACAACGTCTCGAAGTTGTTGTGGGCCAACTGGCATCGTGAACTCGGCGACATTGCGATGGATGTCGCCGGGCACGACGGGCTGACGCTGACTGACGGCGAATTCGACGAATTCCAGCGGCTGTACCTGTTCTCCCGCGCCGACACCATTTACGGCGGGTCGAACGAGATCCAGCGCAACATCATCGCCGAACGCGTGCTCGGCCTTCCACGTGAGGCGAAGGGCTGA
- the ipdF gene encoding (5R,7aS)-5-hydroxy-7a-methyl-1-oxo-2,3,5,6,7,7a-hexahydro-1H-indene-carboxyl-CoA reductase, which produces MSLTQVPKEIDGHGLLTGKVVVVTAAAGTGIGSAVARRALAEGADVVVSDHHERRLGETRDQLAELGFGRVESVVCDVTSTAQVDALISSTTARMGRLDVLVNNAGLGGQTPVIDMTDEEWDRVFNVTLTSVMRATRAALRYFREADHGGVIVNNASVLGWRAQHSQSHYAAAKAGVMALTRCSAIEAVEHGVRINAVSPSIARHKFLEKTSSSDLLDRLSEGEAFGRAAEPWEVAATIAFLASDYSSYLTGEVISVSSQRA; this is translated from the coding sequence ATGAGTCTCACTCAAGTGCCGAAAGAGATTGACGGTCACGGACTGCTGACCGGCAAGGTCGTCGTCGTCACCGCGGCTGCGGGCACCGGCATCGGATCGGCGGTTGCCCGCCGCGCGCTGGCCGAAGGCGCCGACGTCGTCGTCTCCGACCACCACGAGCGGCGCCTGGGGGAGACAAGGGACCAGCTCGCGGAGCTCGGGTTCGGGCGTGTGGAGAGCGTTGTCTGCGACGTGACGTCCACCGCGCAGGTCGACGCGCTCATCTCGTCGACGACAGCCAGGATGGGCAGGCTCGACGTGCTCGTCAACAACGCGGGGCTCGGCGGCCAGACCCCGGTGATCGACATGACCGACGAGGAGTGGGACCGCGTCTTCAACGTCACGCTGACGTCGGTGATGCGGGCGACCCGTGCTGCCCTGCGATATTTCCGGGAGGCAGACCACGGCGGCGTGATCGTCAACAACGCCAGCGTGTTGGGTTGGCGCGCACAGCATTCGCAGTCGCACTACGCCGCCGCGAAAGCGGGTGTCATGGCGCTGACCCGCTGCAGCGCCATCGAAGCCGTCGAGCACGGCGTGCGGATCAATGCGGTGTCGCCCAGCATCGCGCGCCACAAGTTCCTGGAGAAGACGAGTTCGTCGGATCTCCTCGACCGGCTCTCAGAAGGTGAGGCCTTCGGCCGTGCCGCCGAGCCGTGGGAGGTCGCGGCCACGATCGCGTTCCTTGCCAGCGACTACTCCAGTTATCTGACCGGAGAAGTGATCTCGGTGTCGAGCCAGCGCGCATGA